atatatatatatatatatatatatatatatatatatatatatatatatatatatatatatatgggtatttACAAGGTTCGATGAGGACCCTACACAAAATAGATCAAAAATAAAAAACCCTAAGGTTCTTGATTATCTCTGGGAGTAGCCTCTTCTCCATCGAGCTCCTCCCCGTTATCataatcatcatcatcggaagccagtGTTCTAGCTTCGGCTTCAAGTTCTTTAGCTTTTTTTAATCTCTTCGGTtagatcaaaacctcgagcatggatttcctcgagggtctccctacGAGATTTACATTTGGCGAGTTCAGAAACCCAGTATGATAGAGTTTTAGCAGTCTCAACTACCTCTCTCGCTTGCACTTGAGCGGCTTCGACATCGGCCCGATAAATAGCCATGAATGCATCTGCCTCGGCTTTTGCTTTTACAGCTTCAGATTTATCCTTGGTAAGTTCGAAAGCCGACCGAGATTCAAGCTattctatttttcttgcttgaactgAGCTCCTCTCCTTCTTCCTTGAAGTTGACTCTcggccaatgataattgggctcgaatAGCCTCTTTCTCTGCAGAAAGgcgatccataccttctttcAACCCCATGGTCTCCACCTTTATTGTGtcaacctcctcacgaagcttcctaATCATTTCAAGCTTCTGCTGCAGTTGTAAGATCAAAATATTAGCCTCCGATCCTGAATCGAGCCCATAAGTTTTTAAGATTATCACTACTTGCTCAGTCAGGTCAGTCTGGTCTtaatgagccttggccaactcggcttgGAGCTCCCTGATTTCCTCTTCTCTTTAACCGCAGAAGAGTTTAAGGGCGTTTTTCTCTTTAGTGACTCTTCGGAGGCCGGCCTCGTACCGACTCAGTTCAGCTCGAGATCGAGAACATTCTTCTCGATGAACCACTGAGGCCTACgaaggaagaagaaaagaagttagaaaagaaaaacaaacataaaGGTGGTACCAACGAAGAGAGTTAGAGCTTACCCTATGCAGAGCTTGTTGCACTTCATAGAAaaggcccgacacatcactagggccagcaacaTCTTCTACACTAGTAAACAAAACACGGAAGGGGTCCTCTCCTTCGTGAATCTGCCCTATctcgagggtccccaaagcttgggcttcccgaatctcCCCTTCGAAAAAAGCGGGGAGAGTAGGCGAATCTCCGATTACTGTTGTCCcaagcgagtcacttggggcgttctcttcGGCTCAGAGATGTTCAAGGCCGGCCCCTtcagatatacccaccgtttgttgaATTCGGTGAGAGGCATCCTCGACCTCTAACGATTCagggactctgcccgaatctttctccgatattcCCCCAGTGCGAGGTGGAGCTTCATAAACCACTATCGATCCAGCTacctttggggcatcgatggttttcttcgcTCGGGTCACCAGAATAGAGccgtcattttttttttcttcttcttcttcttcttcttcttcttcttcttcttcttcttcttcttcttcttctttatcccTTAGACACCGAACCGACTCTTCGGTCAAAAAGATGATATTCTTCCTCGGTTTACGAGCCGCCCTTGTCTTAGGTTGTGGATCCTcggaagtagaggcccttttcctcttatGGTCCTTCACCGGTTTCGGGACCAGGGCCGACGTCTCTTCCTTACCAGACGGGGGCCTCAAAACCACATCTTTGCTTaggcctacacacaagaaaattagTTAAGTATATGAAAAATATTTCGGTCGGACTATCAAAGACTTGAGAAAaaagcttaccatgatttttggcctcccatcgatcCTTTGACAAGTCACGCCACGAGCGCTCAACGTATGTAGAGATCGAAGCCAGGTCTCATACCcagctcttgaggttaggaattgcaccgggcatccaaggaaccactgcatcacaaaaggggatATTAGTGAGAAAGAAATGAAGGGACAAAACAACAGAAGTATACTTACGCTTTATGTTCCATTCCTCgagaaatggcatcttctcggcaggaattaggtccgaagtcttcactcgaaagaacctgcccatccagcctcgatccttgtcctcattgatgctcgagaatagcaccttggtagcccgacgatggagttttattaacccgcctcgaaagaggcgggggctgtacaatctaataagatggtcgagggtaaaagacatcccctcgattttgttcacaaagaagcggatcagaataacgatccgccaaaaaaaaggatggatttggcctagcgTTATTCggtattgacggcaaaaatcgacgacaacagggtcgagggggcctaacgtgaaagggtaggtatacacacttaaaaatccTTTCACATGGGTAGTAATATCTTCCTTGGGAGCCGAgattaccacttctttgttctcctaCTTGCAATCTCTCCTTATCTGTTCGAGATGCCCCTCgattatcgagcacatatacctcgttactggctcgcatcgaccgaGAGCCGACGAGCCTTTGTCGATCTTAAATTCGGAGGTAAGAACAtacgccccgggaacacactcctcaggtcgtggctccaccaGTGTTTTGTCGACGGCAGGGTGTGAAGaataagctttttctttttgaggaatggTTTTTGATATTTTTCGCCATTTTTGATTTAGAGATGGAAAATAGAAGGAGATTACAGAGATGTGGTGttttgaagaaagattttgcagtgaaaatcacagAAGAAATATATTTGCAGAAAATCACAAACTTAAAGATGAACTCAGAAGATACGATaaagaacttagaaaattttggaagttggagacgtaaaagtggtaaatggtaaaaaaaaaaaagggggctatttatagattgagcaacgacggttcaatatcagcagtgTCCGACCACCACctgacacgcatttaatgccttggtaaactaAACCGACaggacagctatcacgtacgtcatggtcgggcttgATGCAAATGTTAGTGTATATCTAATCGAGCCgttgagaaatcatatcgtttctcgccacatccttcccgagaaacgaggaaactatctgtatacggtcaaaaccgttTTCGACCTTCGCATGATCGGTGAAGACGAATCGAAGAGCGTCTTCTTAATATCGAGGTGAGATTTAAAAAAAGCACGAACGAGCTTCGAGTTTCGGGATCCGATTAAATACCGAGCTCGacgtcattatcgagctcgagtccaaatcgagcTATGATGAGAAGCGATGGTATCAAGCTTCAGagccagagaccaaccaacaccGGGTCCCGAGTCGGCATCGAGCTCTATACCTGGAAACCGACCAATACCTAGTccaatcaagatcgagccaagaaataAGAGCCGTTAAAGCCGTACTAAAAGAGAGAATCTCGTcagaaattagggaaaaactgatttatcatgggtttttcattatgtattttttatgatacttaaagtaggatcctccactataagagggatgtcCATTATTTCTGTAAGGGGCACATGATAAATACACTGAAACTCAAATATTGTTGAGACATTCTCATATTGGgagattatcctttttttttAGCTTCATACATAATTCCATTTTGCTCGTTCATAAATCATCTTCCTTTCAATTCGGTTTGTATCTTTTCttatagtcaatattcgatattttactctttacgatttgtgtcaagttataccacatacccttagaactacgtacaaattcaactctatctatttttcgggtaaacaaaaatCAATTCGTACGAGTAAAGAAAAAGATTTGCATGGAAAAAGTAacgagaaaaatataaaattatatccTCCACTGTATTTTATACTTAGTAGTCAATTTTTATAATACTGAATGAGGCATTCGAGCCTTGACATGAAATGAGAATTACAAAACTAAGGTGGTTTGTTTGAAGTTTTAGGGTCTTCGAATTTTTCTAAAAAACTGTTGGTACTTAATCTTAAAAATGTACTTGTCAAACTTGGGTTGCTCTGGATGTGTAGGTAACTTAGCTTGCTGTTTCCACACATGGATAACAGAAAATGGTAGAAATATGACACCAGAAGGAGTGGTCTTTAATTTTTGGCCTTTGAGGCAGGTCATCTGATTAATGAGCAGTCAAAAGTCAAAAGTTCTGATCATGAGGTAAAACTTGTTAAAACAAACTCGTTAAACTTGAAGTTTTGCCTATTGGTCAGGTGATTTGACTCAAAGGTCAAAATCTCAATCCCATGGAAAGCTTTCACATTGATTTCATTTGGGCTGAACTTTAACTTGGGCTTAGCAAGGTTAATGAAATGGATCAGCCTGATAAATAAAAATCGGGGCATGTGCGCACATAGCCATTTTCAGGGATGCTAAAATTTAAACCGAAAATCTTAACTTTAGGATAATTCAAGACACTTTTGTCCCGAAAAATTAAACGAAAAAACTGAAATTAAGGACGCACTAATGAATTCCTAAATAGCAACCCTTTAGAGTGGCTACCTAGTGTCATTTCTACGTAAAAATCCAACCACATTGATAAGAGTCAGCCCGTTACTCTATGGGCTAACAGACACCTAAGATATTGGGCCATTAAATATCCATTTTGACAAACCCAATCGATCAGAGGCCCAGGGCAACATTCCCAGTGACAGTATCGGTTCACCTCTATTTTTGCAGTTAAATCCTTCAActgtacaaaataaaaagaaaaggttAAAACCCTTCAGCTGTCGATAGATTTCTGCCTGAGCTACACCGGTTAACTTCAATTCCTAACAAGTGTGAATTATAGAGCAGGAAATCAGGCAAAAAATTGAATTTTGCAAGGAGAAAGGAAATCAAATGGCAACTGGTTGGAGGAAATCGGTGGGTAATGTTAGATCCTTTTTCGGAAACTTAACCGGAGGTTTAAGGGGTGGAAGCAATTTAGCATCTTGGGTTGTCGCCGGTACCTTAGCTTACTTTCTTTGGGTCAAGCCCTCTCAGGAACTCAAGAGACAACAAGAggtaatatttttttcaattcccCCCAAAAAATTccattttatctttttttttactAGTATTTGCACGTCAATCAATCAATTAACCCTCA
This region of Nicotiana tomentosiformis chromosome 4, ASM39032v3, whole genome shotgun sequence genomic DNA includes:
- the LOC104085781 gene encoding uncharacterized protein isoform X1, which codes for MATGWRKSVGNVRSFFGNLTGGLRGGSNLASWVVAGTLAYFLWVKPSQELKRQQEEKVALAAASDSYRYVEKRKPIPDPQETGLIYGNKNKPKKSEE
- the LOC104085781 gene encoding uncharacterized protein isoform X2, coding for MATGWRKSVGNVRSFFGNLTGGLRGGSNLASWVVAGTLAYFLWVKPSQELKRQQEEKVALAAASDSYRYVEKRKPIPDPQKELLGVVPLAKTC
- the LOC138910577 gene encoding uncharacterized protein — encoded protein: MPFLEEWNIKRKYTSVVLSLHFFLTNIPFCDAVVPWMPGLSKDVVLRPPSGKEETSALVPKPVKDHKRKRASTSEDPQPKTRAARKPRKNIIFLTEESVRCLRDKEEEEEEEEEEEEEEEEEEEKKNDGSILVTRAKKTIDAPKVAGSIVVYEAPPRTGGISEKDSGRVPESLEVEDASHRIQQTASVVHREECSRSRAELSRYEAGLRRVTKEKNALKLFCGSEANILILQLQQKLEMIRKLREEVDTIKVETMGLKEGMDRLSAEKEAIRAQLSLAESQLQGRRRGAQFKQEK